One genomic region from Mycobacterium basiliense encodes:
- the sigM gene encoding RNA polymerase sigma factor SigM, translating to MDLAGGRERTDAELLRAFVAGDGLAFEQLFRRHRRQLYRLARLTSQTPEDAEDALQEAMLSAHRGAASFRYDAAVSSWLHRIVVNACLDRLRRAKSRPTTALEDVYSVPDQTAQVETAMVVQRALMRLPVEQRAAVVAVDMQGYSIADTARMLGVAAGTVKSRCARGRSRLVRLLGYLDADATVLDTG from the coding sequence GTGGATCTTGCGGGTGGACGGGAACGCACTGACGCCGAGCTGCTGAGAGCCTTTGTCGCCGGTGACGGATTGGCCTTCGAGCAGCTGTTCCGCCGTCATCGGCGGCAGCTGTACCGGCTGGCCCGGCTAACCAGCCAAACCCCAGAAGACGCCGAGGACGCGCTGCAAGAGGCCATGCTGTCCGCGCACCGCGGTGCCGCCTCGTTTCGGTATGACGCCGCGGTCAGTAGTTGGTTACACCGCATCGTCGTCAATGCCTGCCTGGACCGGTTGCGTCGCGCCAAGTCGCGGCCGACCACCGCGCTCGAAGATGTGTATTCGGTTCCCGACCAAACGGCTCAGGTGGAGACGGCGATGGTGGTACAGCGAGCATTGATGCGGCTTCCGGTAGAGCAACGGGCCGCGGTGGTCGCCGTCGATATGCAGGGGTATTCGATCGCCGACACCGCGCGGATGCTGGGGGTGGCAGCGGGCACCGTCAAGAGTCGCTGCGCTCGTGGGCGGTCCCGTCTGGTGCGCCTGCTGGGTTACCTGGACGC